The following nucleotide sequence is from Pochonia chlamydosporia 170 chromosome 4, whole genome shotgun sequence.
CCCCTTCAGTGGTGCTTCAGCACTGTGCTACGCTTGGTCCAATTGACCTTCACGTTCCCTGGCGCCTGGTTGGCTGGTTATATGTAGTCTGGTCTTCTGACTCTTGACACAATTGACGGCTTGGCATCGCTTATGTCCCAAGCCTGCACTGCgcctaggtacctaggtaggtaacATGCACACATGGCCATTCTGTCATTCAACGACAAggccaccagttgacaatCTCTCGAATCTAGCTTCCAGTGGGACCAAACCTCAGAGCAGAATCAATCTTATCTGTCGGCATCGTCCACCGCCCTCCCTTCCCATACCATCCAGCCTGTCTGCGTCGACCACCTGAGTATCCTTTGTCGCTGTGGACCGCTCCCTGCGCCAACTTGAACCGTCTGGTCCAGCGTCCAGTCCGGCACTTGGtccctccagtccagtcGTCTTCCTTGCCTTACGTCGTCTGGTCTCGTCCCACTTGACCCCCTTTCTGCTTCACGCCGACACGACACTGTCCTGGCCCTTGCTTGGCCAACCTCGAAAatctcattgccaacaacgccCGGTCGACTTGCGACGAGCGGCGCATTTCTTTGGCGCCGCCGACATACGAATCCCCTTCGCGCCGCTAATCACCACCTTGTCACCTTGTCaacatcgtcctcgtcaagatGTCCTCATCAGGCCTTACTCGGCGCCGAGGCGCTGGCGGAGGCGCCGCTGCCAACACCGAGGGCGAAGCAAGCAATGCCGCTTCAAGAACCAATTCCTCCAACAACGTCAGAGACAATGGACCAGAGACGAGCTACGAGAATAGCGAGAATGGCCACAAAATTGCATTCGACCCCAGGGATATCAGCGAGAGCGCCGAGCGCAGCAAACAGCCCAAGCTGaccatgatggaggaggtcTTGCTTTTGGGACTCAAGGACAAGCAGGTAAGGGATGCACAAGCAGCATGTTTTGACCATCGTGCCCAAACCTCCCAATTTGTCTCCTATTTCTCGATGACTTGGGATCGGCCCGTAGTTGTTGTGGCAAGGGCCTTCAATTGACGTGTCCTGCCTATCTAGGGATATCTCTCATTCTGGAACGACAACATTTCATACGCTCTCCGAGGATGCATTGTTCTCGAGCTTGCCTTTCGCGGACGCATCAGCATGGAGAAAGACCCTTCTAGACGGCGATTCTCTCCGGCCGATCGAAATATCGAAGTCATAGATGATACCCTTACCGGAGAAGTCTTGCTTGACGAAGCTCTCAAGATGATGAAGCAAAGCGAGAAGATGAGTGTGAGCTCCTGGATCGACTTGATGAGTGGTAAGTTTGTCGGCCGATATTGCTCTTCCTTGGCCCTGGACAGTCGTCGGTTTGGGTCGTCGTCACATCATGCTAACTTTGGATTGTTTTAAGGCGAGACGTGGAACTTGATGAAGATTGGTTACCAGTTAAAGCAGGTCCGTGAGCGTTTAGCCAAGGGACTTGTAGACAAGGGAATTCTCCGAACCGAAAAACGAAACTTCCTCTTATTCGACATGGCCACTCATCCCGTTGCCGACGGCGGAGCCAAAGAAGAGTTGCGTCGCAGAGTCCGTAACGTCCTCACCCAAAGAACCGTTGTCCTCAGTGGAAACCAATTCCTACCAGAGAACCTCGAGTTTAGATACCTGCGGACCATCTGCATGGTCTGCGCCGCTTATGCCGCCAATGTGTTGGAGAATGCTCTGTCAACCCTCGGCCACGAAGCACGTGAGAGAGCCTTTGCTCAAACAGACGAATTGTTGGCCGACTACAGCCAGTGGCCGTTTGGAAAGAAGGCTACCAGCAACGGCATTGGCGCTAACCTGCCACAGGTTATTTCAGAAGTAAGTTACCTCAGCCGAGAGAACGACCCCGAACCCACGGACAGTTCTTTGATATGGTGGGCGCGAAGATGGCTAACTCACTTGCTAGGAAAttggcaaagccaaggacaaggaacTGCAGCTAGAAGTTGTCGCCGCCTGCCTGAGCGTCTTCACTCGCCTCGACTCCCTGCTATAAGCCACCCAAACACACGACTACACCATGCGTCGATGTACCGCAAAGTAAACACCACCTTTACGAATCTGGCGACCCTTTGATGGTAGTGACCAATCCCACAATTCTGGCGCAGCCGACCCAATACAGTTCTCGAGTCGAGGTGCTTCTTCACTACCTACCGAGATAAACAACCACTCTTTTGCCTTCACCTCATGATCTCCATTCAAACATTCCACGTTTCAACGACAACGTTTATCACTCGAAAATTGCTTTCCTCACCGAACGACTTTTAGGCTAACAAGACATGGTACCAATCAAGGTGGAATAGACGGGATAGCAGCCCTAGGGAGAACTAGAAAAGGGGGTGGGTGATATGGCGAGCAGGATAAAAAGGGGGGCAGTTGGGgaaaaaaaataaaacacAACGGGAACATGGGAAGGGAACCGTGTTTTTAACTTGACGGATTGTTTTAATTATATGCCAAATTTTACTCCTTTTGTTGTTAACATCTACCGCTGTTCAAAGTCATGGGGTTTGTAGTCTGCGTTATTGTCAGAGAGGTGTATCCGCTTCAAAGAGAAACACACGATATCTGAAGAGACAGCATGACGGTAGATTCCATGCGGAGTATCTATATGTGGGTGACTTATGAAGCGATTCATGGCCCATGGGGCATGTAGAAGGGACACGACAGTGCCGTACATGGATAGGGGAACAGTCCCAGTCGACCTATGGTGGTTATTTGTGGTTTTAGCAAGTGTGAAATCTCAAGACAGCTCAACATGATGAATTAAGCGTATGCATTGCTTATATGAATTTTAACCCTAGACAACAATCATGATTATAAAACAGATAAACCATAGCCGCGCTCATCGCCCCGCTCATCGCCCCCGTTATGCTGAGCCTTGCAAATCTACCCGGCCCAACTTCGAAATTGTGCAACCACCCCTTTTGCAGTTCACCTATCCTTGACCTAAACATCAACTCTAGTCAAGAGTGTAAACATGTAACCATCCCAGCTTTTAATGAGTCCGAGACACAGCAAGTgtccaacgccaacgccaacatgAGAAGACGGAAATGTCGCCCCGTCATGCAAAAGAAAACGTGCGGTATGACATGTAGCAGAATTGATCAGCCCGCAAATACAGGCAAGAAAGATGCTTGTCCATGATTCCATGATATGCGCCTACTTTCGGCGACCGCCAACCCCAAAGCTGCCTTCAAATCCAGGTCGTccgcccttcttcttcttggcgccgCCCTTCTTTTTGCCAGCTTTTCCGAGAAGCTTTTCTTCTCTGCGTTGCTTGATGTTGTCTTCTCGTTTCTTTTGTCTCTCCTTTTGCGCCTGTTGGACGCCCTTGGTGCGCTCTGTCCAAGCCTTTTcgctctttttcttggctgcctctttcCGTTTCACGGTCTTCTTCAGGATCGCTTCGTCGTCGCGAATCTTTTCGCCCTCAACTCTCCGCCTAGCTGTTAACCATGCCTCCTTGTCTGCAATGTCGGCGCGCTTTTCCGCATCCAACCCTTGcagcctcttcttctgattTTGGACCTTCAGCAGCGCAGTCTTGGCATCAGAAGgtcctttcttcttgtcttggCTCAACATATAGCTAAGATCGTGAGACATTTGTGCGCCATCCCCGAAGGCGACCCGGCCAAAGGAGAAGCCGCCAGTGCcttcatcaagctcaacagcGGGGCTCATGACACCGGGTGAGTTAGAAGCCAGGGCTTCTTCTCGTTTTCTAGcttcttccagcttggctgCCTTTCGGAGTTCCAGTTTGCGCTCTTTCCGCTGCGCTTGCTTGGCTCGTCTGGATTCAATGAGCTCCTGTCGGGTTCGGATGGGTTTGCCATCTGGGCCGTCTGCTTTTCGAGCAGCCCTAAGCGCTTCAATCTTAGCCGCAAGTCGGGCTCGCAGGGCAGTAGTGTCCGCAGGCAGCTTGATATGCTTGGGCTTTTCTGATGGAGGGATGGTagatgagatggaagttGTGCTACTGGCTTGCTCGGCTGATGGGTCGTTTAGCGAGCCTGTagcatcatcgtcgacatCGAAGGTTGGCGAATGGGGTTCGGACTCGGATCGTGAAGCAACCTCGGCATCGACTTCCTTGGAATGGCTCACTATACTATGTGAACGTTCCTCGTGGCTGCGATGCGCGGATTTGGCCACACCGTTGGCATTCTGGTTAGTCTTGTCGGTGCTTTCTGGCTTCTTGGTTTTTTTCTCGGCTTTCTTCTCTGCTTTCTTTTCTCGTTTTGCTTCGCgcttggcatccttctttgacatcttggtagctgcttctccagcctCTACGGTACCGTTTGTTTtatcttcatctccatcctcggCCAATTTCTGCTTTTTGTTGCTCTCTTCGGACTTCTTTTTCAGACCTTCGCCAGGCTTCTCAATCTCGACGCCAtcgatggcttggaaggAGTTgtcgtcctcttcatcctcatcatcatcctcgtcttcggcttcctcctccatctctCTCAgtttccttttgtttttggctCGCTCGTCCATGACCTCCTTGGCGTTGCGGTTTAGTTCGCTGTCAGGGTCTAGCTTGGCTCTTCGAGCAGCGGCGGCTTccttttttgtttgcttcttcttcttccattgATCCTAGAGACAGTCCTTAGTTAGAGAATTTATTCCTGGAATTGCTGAGAGTGGCTCAATTTGCCGGCATTAAAATGTGGTGGGCACAGTGAGCCATGGGTAAAAAGCTGTATTTCATTGTGGCTGGGCTGGGTGTTTGGCCGAGTGCAAACGTCGTCACTACTGGGATTCACATACAGTCGTATCTTCCCCATAGTAGTCCTTTGCTGAAATGAGACTCAAAAGGCCATTAAAGGCTGCTGCATGATCGCGCAGGCGATCCTAAGGTCGCTGGTTAGCCATATTTTTGGGATTGGGTTTTTCTCGGCTCCATGAAGTAGCGGGGCAAAACGAACCTGTAGTGATGATGCTTCCATGGCTGACGACGCTCTCCAGTGCGGTAAATAATATGAAAACTATCTTCAGCAAATTGATCGACGTTTTGCGAAGTAGGAGACCAGCTTTGCTCCTGCCAGCCGTGGCGCAGGTCTTTTGAACAGACGAGTCGAAGATGGGTGTCAAAATGATGAAGGCGGTCGGGTGGTTTTGGCCGCCTCCAGCATTTTTTTCCTGGCACCAAAAAAATCCGGACTCCACCTCAACTTTTGTCGTTTGTGGCTGATccttgactggactggtggGAATCTTGTGCTCACGGCAAAATGTGGGGTGCCAGGTTGACCTGGGTTTGCTgggcttcaatgttaccagTTTGCCAGGCTTCAGGCGCCGGCTTCCACTACTTGCCTGGTAAGTAGGGACAAGCAATCAATCCCCCGCAAATAACATTGAATACTTGACGTGTACAGTATGTAACAAGGAATATTGAACTCTGTCATGTGTTCCCAGGTGCCATCCTTTTGAACGAAGGGGTTGCAACTGGAGGTGGTTGGTAAAAAGACAAACGAAGAGACTAGAGCTTTGAACATTGACCCAGCAGTCGCAACAGGCTGTAGCAGTCTGGTCGCTTATGATCCATTGAagagtcaacattgaagccatgcAGGCTTAACAGCTTTTCTGCGCCACCAAGGCCGACTGCCAATTTCGCTGGCCAttaccagactccagtccTCCATTCATGTTGCTCCTGCATTGTACCTCATACCAGCACATCACCTAAAGGAGGAACGCAACACAACGAATTCAGTACACTCGCTTTACCATGAATCTAAGCGTTTCGAAGACATGCTACATTCACAAAACAAAGATGGATTAGGGTTATTTGCAAGGTCTTTAGCAGAATACGTTTTGATTACGAGCAATTCGTCGTGCCGTAGCAGCTGGGTAGAACACTGGCTCAACCCGAGCTGAGGTCAAATTCAATTCATTTGCCATCTGCTCACTGGTTTACGCGGACACAGAATTGCAAGATTGTCACTGGCGTCATCTACCACACAATGATTCCGTTTGAGCCTGTGAAGGAGATATATTTTGTCGCGGACCCAATACCTGGACCGGGTCTGTGTATTCATGCTTGCTAAGATATGAACCAGATGGAGGCCTATATCATATATCATTTCTTCTTACTGGACTTTTTAGGCCCAGCCGCAGCCTCTCGCTTCTTAGCCTCCTTGGCATCAATCTCTGCCTTTCGAGccttttcttgctcttctttttcttccttctcggccTATTGTGCGAAATGAGTCAGCAACACCAATCATGAATGGCCACAACAACGATAGCCAGTTTGTTAAACTGCCTGCCTTCTGTCTACATACCTGTCTCCGGGCAGCGTCGGCTGCGCGTTGTTCTCGAATGAGCTTAAGACGAGCAAGGTCTGCCTTGGCCTGATCTGTTTTGCCTTCTGCCTGCAGCTTCAAATACCTCTCCTTGGCGGCTGCCGCCTCCATAGCTTCCCGTTCTTTTCGGTTGCCAGGAGCATTCATGTTCTGAACGCCCTCGGTGATTTCATCCACGTCGCTACTCTTGGTTTGTTTCCGGGCTGATTTGGAGTGGTTCGGATTTGTGGGCATACCGTCGTCGCTCTCATCGTCGCTGGACGGCATGTCGCCCACTTCGACGTTACGAGACTTTtgcttggcaatggcggccTCTTTGCGGGCCTTTTTCAGAGCCTTGCGGTCATCACGATTCTCAGAATCCGCCGCAGCTTTTGAAGCGTCAGCGTTGtcgctctcttcttcgctaGACTCCTCCTCGGAgtcttcctcttcatttGAACGCTCGTCCGCGGCGTCAGCAGACCACATGCTGACTTGATTGCCATCGGCGTCGACCGGCTGTAGCGAGCGAGAATAGTGTTTACCACCTAGTTTCAGGGAGAAACGTATTAGTGTTGGCTAGATTCCTGGCATCTAAATTTGCAAATGGCAAAAGCACGAGTTTTTTCAGTTCTCGGGCGACGTACCACCTCTGGTTGGCTTGTTAAACTTTCCAGCACGACCACGAGCACCGGTTGTTGCACTGCCTGCCatgttgtctggtcgaaATTGATATAGATACAAGAAGCGGAATAGCAATGAGAATCGAGATGGATTTCTTGGGcaggaagcaaaagcaagatCGTAAGGGTATCAGGCCGAAATGACGGGGGGGAAGGGACAAGTTGACTGCACAATATGaatggaaaagaagaaagcagAATTGCTTGGTGGCGCCTGAGGCGGGGTAGCGGGGTACTTTTTGTgaaagtcaagtccagtctggtctggttgtggTCAACTCAACTGGTTGCCgttgccagaccaaacagAAAAAGGCAACATGCTCAAGTGGTGGACGGAGTGGCGTCTCGTGCCGTTGGCCCTTTGAAGACTTATGCAGGGCATGTTGTTTGCTCATCAGtagctccatgtctgcaagACAGGAAATGTGTCACAGGGGTCTACAAGGATCATTCAAATggactacggagtacttcgCATGGATAAGCAGCACGTCAACATGAAGTGGTGAGTCAGTCGCATCGAGACATGTTGAGTCCACAAGGCTCTAAAGGTGTGAGTCGTgagtcaaccagacattgaactAATAAGGGTAAACTGGCCTACTGGCCAACTGGTCAACTGTCTAGTGTGGCAGGAACCGTCAACACTCACACGACCAAAGAGTGAACAGCAATTTACTCCTTCAATGTGTCAAAACTGTCCGGGaccttccttggctgctgcACTAGGCATTGACTCCTTCTTGATCCTTGTCCTTACATACTTGTAGGTATGACTGATGGCCTGTAGAAATGCTCAGTGGTGACGAGGCCATTCCGCAGAAATCTAGATGGGGAGCAAGACTTGACGGCACTCAGCATTATGCACGCCATCCGATTGATCGAGGCAACCACCAGCCATCTGTCGACACTCCATAGCTTGTTCGTTTCCGTATATTCCTTTTAGCATTTATTCATTTACGATACCCCATAAACTCCTAGTCCATTAATGGATTGAGCACGAAGCCCCGGGAACTGCGCTTCAAACGCCAACCCTTTCAATGTCGACAGAATTCGGGAGCATCCGCCCACTAAACCCGACGGGTCAACTGCAAGTGGCCAGCCAGTAAAAGCCACGGCAATGACCAGTCTTCAGGTCATGACCACGAGCCAGATTCAAATTGCGGCTGCCCCTCCGCCCACTCCACGGCTCTGGCTGATCTTTCTTCCGGAGGCCCCTGCCCAACGAATAAACTTGTGCTCGTCTCGGCCGCACGTTTtggcctttttcttctcttcttcttcaacctaCTAGAAAATATCAATCCTTCATATTCACTCTGGCTTTCACTTACTTCAATGGATGTCACCGGAGGGGAAACTGGAGGAAAGATCGGATCCTAGCCGTCGATCTTACCATTTGGTCTGCACGCATTTCGGTGCTCGTGGTCCAGATAAAAATTTCAACCGGCGGCACATTTCCTCCTCGAGACGCATCTTGTGAGACGGCAACTTATTACTGTGACATTACGCCAGATCATCTCACTCGTCTCGATATCCCTCGCCTTTTAATTCTCTATTTTCATCTTCTGGCTTGTCATGCAGAATCGTCAACGTAAGTTAGAAGTAGCATTCGCGAATTGTGGCAGTAGTCGTAGAGTGCGTGTTGTCAAAGGAGTAATCATCGAGTTACCCACCCACACTTCATCACCGTAGCTTCGGTCCCGTATACATTAGCCTCTCTTAGTTGACTCATCCATACAATAACATCATTTAACCTTCCATATTTGGCTGAATGGCTGGCTTTGACTCGGTCCGTCGAAGATGAGCACCAACATGGCGGATTGAATCTGTGCATTTAGTGCAAAGCAGTAGCAGTACATGGCATTCCCAAGCACGGTTTGGCGGTCATGATAGCTGCCCATTACGTTCAGTTGATCACGTACATCACATGTGTGAGATGGTATTTTGAATCAAGTTTTGCCCTAGCCGTATTATTCAAACGAGCTGCATTGTACGCAAATTATCAGGGACAATGAAGCCGCAAAACTTGTAATGTACATGCTTCTTTTCCAACATGTCGACGCCGAACCCCATGCATTAAAGAACAGATTGCCAAACCGACCAATGAGAAAGGGAAAACTTCGCCTCAAAAGAGCACACCATTCTGGCCTGTAGAGTGAGTGCAAATGCCGTTGCGCCTGTCCCATCACATAGTACTCTCAGGTGTTGTCGAAATTAGACAGGCTGCCGATCAACACCACAAGGTTCTTGTATCAAGTGAAAAAGCCAATTCTTCTCACTCAAAAACGCCTTCTTATTATTTAATCAGGGAGAAACAAATTCTGCAAAGCCAAAGTTGTGGTTCGTGAGTATCTTGGAGGGGGCTCGTCGGCGTCGTAAGGAGGTGGATTGGTCTCGTCCAATTCAGGCACTGGAATTGGAGTACGGGGCACAGATACGGGAAGGTCAGAGCTAGACTCTGAAGTGCTGTTATTCTGATGTCGACGTCTTCCGTATTGATCGTAGCTGGCCCGCCATTCGCTGGCCGTGTGCTGCTCGAATTCGAGGCGTTCCCAACCATTCGATCTGATTTGACAATATTCCTGCTGTCGCCGTCGTGGGAGATCGAAATTATTGAGCGATGGTCTTCTCGAATTGACATTCGCCCACAATTCTTCCGACGGAGAACAGCCACCCGGCTCGTTAGCCCTTGGCCGCGAAAGAATACTGTCATAGGGTTCTACCACGACACACCTAATTGCAGCCGCATTCAAGCGCGATATTGGCAGGTTCCCAGATGTGTTGGGCTTTCTAGAGGATGAGGTTGGTCGAATTGGAGAGTGTGGGCTGTTTTCATCACGGCGTCTGCCCAACTGGCGTCGGGTGTGCCTTTCGCGGAGGCGCACTCTCTCTCGCACCGCCTGGAGGATTCCACGAATGTCACCGGCGTCGAGCCTGCGATCAAGCATGTTCGACATTGGTAAACTGGAGGACACCTCGTTTTCATCAACCGCCTCGTCAGAACATTGTCTTGCCGTCGCATGAGCTGAGTTCGACGAAGATGTCATGTCCACATCTGACACATCTGACACATCCGAGCTGCTCGGTGCCGAAAGCATTTCCCATTCGCTTGGATCATCCATTGTTGTCGTATTAAAAGTTCGGGCTTCGGCCATTGATTCCACAGCAGCCGTGTATCTTAGCCAGTGTCGTAATAGTCggtctttgttctttttgttgctCTCTTGCAGTCAATGGCAGTGAAACACTGAACTTGAATCGCGATAGTAAAGTATGCCGAAGAAAGCGATTGagaacaaaaggaaaaggacCCTAAAATCTCCCTTTCAAAGGAAATAGTGGCTTCATATATATCTGCTACTCGGAAATTTGAGTTTGGGGAATAAGCTCGACACTGAGCCGTAGATTTCCTTTCTGCCATTGTCTGTAGGTTTACGCCTGCAGCATCCGCTCAAACGCAAAGACAGAAGCTAAAGTATTGATGTCGTAGAAATGAGTTTGACTCGCCGAGTCTGTTTTGGAATGGCGTGAAATTCAAGTACTCGGTGGGCAAGTATGAGTTTGACCGACTTATAATTAGTAAAGGGTGTTGTCGTCTCAAGAAATATCATTACCTAGTGATCTTAAAACTTCATCAAGTCTCCGCCTCTTGTTTCTTCGTAATGAAGGCTCTGCTTGCTCGCTCCATAccatgtttgttgctttCCTGGATGCCTTTTGTGACAAGTGGAGCTTTCCAAGGCCTTGTACAACAAGGGGACGAGTAAACGTCATTCTTTTAGTTGCAAAGAGTCCCCTGCTGACATATGATGGGGTCGAGGTAATACCACCTCGACCACTGTGTCCCAGAAATAAGCACGCAAATGATTTTGATGGTAACGTAAAAGGTCCTACAACAGCTTGCGAATCGGTTTGAGCTTCGCACAAACTCAAATCTTGATCTTTGCCCAGCTGACCAATAAAGGCGTaaagccaaaatgcccatGTCTCGAAGGCAATGTCGTGGCAGGATCCTCCGGCTTTTACAGAAGTCTCAATGTCCCACGTCGGTAGATATGCCTTTGCAGTATCCGTCAGGTAGTCCAGCAATGGGGGCGCCTGCCCGTCTGCAACGAACTTTACAGAACAACGAGAGTCCCTGCAAAGCAAAGACAAGTCTGCGTCTATTCTCTTCGAGAGTTCCTTCAGTCGGTTGCTTCGAATTTGCTCCAACGGTGCGAAAAGTAGTAAATACCGTAATAAGGAGTCTTCCATGCCGCTAGCCGGACCAGCTATTTCCCAGCCGTGCTCATGAGCAGAGCTAGAAGGGTCTGGCCAGTCACTTTTGGAAGCCGTGACATCGTATAATGCCACTGATGGAAACTCTGTGATCCAGC
It contains:
- a CDS encoding casein kinase substrate, phosphoprotein PP28 (similar to Metarhizium robertsii ARSEF 23 XP_007820814.1), producing MAGSATTGARGRAGKFNKPTRGGGKHYSRSLQPVDADGNQVSMWSADAADERSNEEEDSEEESSEEESDNADASKAAADSENRDDRKALKKARKEAAIAKQKSRNVEVGDMPSSDDESDDGMPTNPNHSKSARKQTKSSDVDEITEGVQNMNAPGNRKEREAMEAAAAKERYLKLQAEGKTDQAKADLARLKLIREQRAADAARRQAEKEEKEEQEKARKAEIDAKEAKKREAAAGPKKSSKKK
- a CDS encoding vacuolar protein sorting-associated protein 74 (similar to Aspergillus terreus NIH2624 XP_001212137.1) → MSSSGLTRRRGAGGGAAANTEGEASNAASRTNSSNNVRDNGPETSYENSENGHKIAFDPRDISESAERSKQPKLTMMEEVLLLGLKDKQGYLSFWNDNISYALRGCIVLELAFRGRISMEKDPSRRRFSPADRNIEVIDDTLTGEVLLDEALKMMKQSEKMSVSSWIDLMSGETWNLMKIGYQLKQVRERLAKGLVDKGILRTEKRNFLLFDMATHPVADGGAKEELRRRVRNVLTQRTVVLSGNQFLPENLEFRYLRTICMVCAAYAANVLENALSTLGHEARERAFAQTDELLADYSQWPFGKKATSNGIGANLPQVISEEIGKAKDKELQLEVVAACLSVFTRLDSLL
- a CDS encoding ribosome biogenesis protein Rrp14-C (similar to Metarhizium acridum CQMa 102 XP_007811039.1), translated to MEASSLQDRLRDHAAAFNGLLSLISAKDYYGEDTTDQWKKKKQTKKEAAAARRAKLDPDSELNRNAKEVMDERAKNKRKLREMEEEAEDEDDDEDEEDDNSFQAIDGVEIEKPGEGLKKKSEESNKKQKLAEDGDEDKTNGTVEAGEAATKMSKKDAKREAKREKKAEKKAEKKTKKPESTDKTNQNANGVAKSAHRSHEERSHSIVSHSKEVDAEVASRSESEPHSPTFDVDDDATGSLNDPSAEQASSTTSISSTIPPSEKPKHIKLPADTTALRARLAAKIEALRAARKADGPDGKPIRTRQELIESRRAKQAQRKERKLELRKAAKLEEARKREEALASNSPGVMSPAVELDEGTGGFSFGRVAFGDGAQMSHDLSYMLSQDKKKGPSDAKTALLKVQNQKKRLQGLDAEKRADIADKEAWLTARRRVEGEKIRDDEAILKKTVKRKEAAKKKSEKAWTERTKGVQQAQKERQKKREDNIKQRREEKLLGKAGKKKGGAKKKKGGRPGFEGSFGVGGRRK
- a CDS encoding succinyl-3-ketoacid-coenzyme a transferase (similar to Metarhizium robertsii ARSEF 23 XP_007820813.2), which codes for MFDKTSGQVYREWTVPRQSLTIHDGERDWSRRRPYPLFTPRGTKGPRSLIDMATHVIANNIGDVTEHHLESIPSRLLWRIWRFLEARGVCLHAWKLFSRILVADDEDMTLGLYRFRQHICRPTEELKIYTQPLTSSSTQFIAHLTISGGCQFSTHELLCLADMKNLGVLELIKPADEVRSTFPEVNDRVVRGWSEMDTPFPLLRVLRIWGDQDITQESLRWITEFPSVALYDVTASKSDWPDPSSSAHEHGWEIAGPASGMEDSLLRYLLLFAPLEQIRSNRLKELSKRIDADLSLLCRDSRCSVKFVADGQAPPLLDYLTDTAKAYLPTWDIETSVKAGGSCHDIAFETWAFWLYAFIGQLGKDQDLSLCEAQTDSQAVVGPFTLPSKSFACLFLGHSGRGGITSTPSYVSRGLFATKRMTFTRPLVVQGLGKLHLSQKASRKATNMVWSEQAEPSLRRNKRRRLDEVLRSLGNDIS